One stretch of Podospora pseudoanserina strain CBS 124.78 chromosome 4, whole genome shotgun sequence DNA includes these proteins:
- a CDS encoding hypothetical protein (EggNog:ENOG503P1FM; COG:Q): MAWNHTSTVTASSRQVPFLGNLVESLSVTALVILFTTYAILYFAQTIPLSKNEPPIIPSRIPFLGHVLGMLFQGGKYVKNLGLQNAHHPIFTLPIPLSRIYIITSPTLALTLQRLPPSTLSFTPLIPNITKRVLGLNPHTVDVISQAMDPLPGQHIGFLADMADLVKSTLAPGEEMSALLSRMEHELKSLLNAYVPPPPSQREIDLLAWTRNLVALATARSLYGASNPLEGLEGSFWEFDHGLGGLLVGICPQVTARKAYRGREKLVQSFAAWLRNGKHKEADVAPIIANRVAMAAKHGWELQEVARSEVSFLFAGIVNTATTSFWGVLQTFNDPKLLGELRAELAVDPNSKTIEARLRDAKLLLEAVVNECLRLGSDTYSTRVVVPKEGVEVEVKGKEYWFQGGAVVQISGGTIHASKENWGEDAREFKPERFLKGVSFKNFRAFGGGQTLCPGRNFALAVVRLLIAMVVTKFDIEVVGGKIPEKEDGVLPVHILEPKERVMVKVSVKDERKFGDFGATDKTSR; encoded by the exons ATGGCATGGAACCACACCTCCACCGTGACGGCCTCGTCTCGACAGGTCCCCTTTTTAGGGAATCTCGTCGAGTCTCTGTCCGTTACTGCTCTTGTCATTCTGTTTACGACCTATGCGATTCTATACTTTGCTCAGACGATTCCACTGTCAAAGAATGAACCGCCCATCATCCCTTCAAGGATCCCATTTCTGGGCCATGTGCTTGGGATGCTGTTTCAGGGGGGCAAATATGTGAAGAATTTGGG CCTCCAAAACGCCCACCACCCaatcttcaccctccccatccccctctcccgcatctacatcatcacctcgcccaccctcgccctcaccctccaacgcctccctccctccaccctctccttcacccccctcatcccgAACATAACCAAGCGAGTCCTCGGTCTAAACCCCCACACCGTCGACGTCATCAGCCAGGCTATGGACCCCCTCCCAGGACAGCACATAGGCTTCCTAGCCGACATGGCCGACCTGGTAAAATCAACCCTCGCCCCCGGAGAAGAAATGAGCGCTCTCCTCTCCAGAATGGAGCACGAACTCAAATCGCTACTGAATGCTTAcgtccccccccctccctcccagcgGGAAATCGATCTCCTCGCTTGGACAAGGAACCTCGTCGCCCTGGCCACAGCCCGCAGCCTCTACGGCGCGTCAAACCCCCTGGAGGGATTAGAGGGGTCATTCTGGGAATTCGACCACGGCCTCGGCGGGCTACTGGTCGGCATCTGTCCCCAGGtgacggcgaggaaggcCTACCGCGGAAGGGAGAAACTGGTCCAGTCTTTTGCGGCCTGGCTCCGAAACGGAAAACACAAAGAGGCAGACGTGGCacccatcatcgccaaccgGGTAGCCATGGCCGCGAAACACGGGTGGGAGCTACAAGAGGTAGCCAGGTCCGAAGTGAGCTTCCTATTCGCCGGGATCGTCAACACCGCTACGACGAGCTTCTGGGGTGTACTGCAGACGTTTAACGACCCAAAACTCCTGGGGGAATTAAGGGCAGAGTTGGCTGTTGATCCTAACAGCAAGACGATCGAGGCAAGGTTGAGGGATGCCAAGCTGCTcttggaggcggtggtgaacGAGTGTTTGAGGCTTGGGAGCGACACTTACTCcacgagggtggtggtcccAAAGgagggggtcgaggttgaagtcAAAGGAAAAGAGTACTGGTTCCAGGGGGGCGCGGTGGTGCAGATTTCGGGGGGGACGATACATGCCTCTAAGGAAAACTGGGGGGAGGACGCGAGGGAATTCAAACCGGAGAGGTTCTTGAAGGGGGTCAGCTTCAAGAACTTTAGggcttttggtggggggCAGACGCTCTGTCCGGGGAGGAATTTTGCCCTTGCTGTTGTCAGGTTGTTGATTGCCATGGTGGTGACCAAGTTTGATATCGAGGTTGTAGGCGGGAAGATCccggagaaggaggacggGGTGCTGCCGGTGCATATCCTGGAGCccaaggagagggtgatggtcaAGGTGAGCGTGAAGGATGAGAGAAAGTTTGGGGATTTTGGAGCAACAGACAAGACGAGTAGGTGA